The following proteins come from a genomic window of Rutidosis leptorrhynchoides isolate AG116_Rl617_1_P2 chromosome 10, CSIRO_AGI_Rlap_v1, whole genome shotgun sequence:
- the LOC139871862 gene encoding protein IQ-domain 26-like, translating to MGKTSRWLKALFGFNKKENNQTNSGHRKEKISSCIGRSRRTPTLSTPETPMTKPLYSNYSNEINRRAMAVAAATSKAADAAIAAAHAAFDLVKVTSQNHIMAGDREISAAIKIQAMFRGYLSRKALKALKSLVRLQAVVRGFLVRKLLRARFSISSNRFCLQDDKCHSRRSIRASEGRSRRMSYSSQIPNNGRLGRLEVEPEEAKSRLARTNTWAWAAGSRVQTPSPLFSNSRRLSMPYHEIEPRFSTIQNSPRFPRSCDLNGYAPLYDGTMKDGSFTSDPNYMANTESFRAKIRSQSVPKQIRDFGFGLTNRAGL from the exons ATGGGAAAAACATCAAGGTGGTTGAAAGCTTTGTTTGGTTTTAACAAAAAAGAAAATAACCAAACAAATTCCGGTCACCGGAAAGAAAAGATTTCGTCATGCATTGGTCGTTCACGTCGAACCCCCACGCTTTCGACGCCGGAAACTCCCATGACGAAACCACTTTACAGCAACTATTCTAACGAGATAAACCGGCGTGCAATGGCCGTTGCTGCCGCCACCTCGAAGGCAGCTGATGCCGCCATTGCTGCCGCTCATGCCGCCTTCGATTTAGTCAAGGTGACTAGTCAGAACCACATCATGGCCGGCGATCGCGAGATTTCAGCAGCTATCAAAATTCAAGCTATGTTTCGTGGTTATTTG TCAAGGAAAGCATTGAAGGCATTGAAATCATTGGTGAGGCTTCAAGCCGTGGTGAGAGGTTTTTTAGTTAGGAAGCTTCTTCGAGCACGATTTAGCATTTCTTCAAACAGATTTTGTCTTCAAGATGATAAGTGTCACTCCAGAAGATCAATT AGGGCTAGTGAGGGAAGGAGCAGAAGGATGTCATACTCTTCTCAAATTCCCAATAATGGAAGGCTCGGCCGTTTAGAAGTGGAGCCCGAAGAGGCCAAATCAAGATTAGCAAGGACAAACACATGGGCTTGGGCTGCAGGGTCGAGAGTCCAAACCCCGTCACCGCTCTTTAGCAACTCGCGTCGTCTTTCAATGCCCTATCATGAGATTGAGCCTCGTTTCTCCACAATCCAAAATTCCCCTCGTTTCCCAAGATCTTGTGACCTGAATGGTTACGCGCCGTTATATGATGGGACTATGAAGGATGGCTCTTTTACGAGTGACCCAAATTACATGGCTAATACCGAGTCTTTTAGGGCTAAGATTAGGTCCCAAAGTGTACCAAAGCAAATACGGGATTTTGGGTTTGGGCTCACGAACAGGGCTGGTCTCTAA